From Punica granatum isolate Tunisia-2019 chromosome 1, ASM765513v2, whole genome shotgun sequence:
ATATCCAGAAATGTTAGCAAGGAGTTTCTTTAGTCCACTGGCAGCTATTCTCAAGGAGAACAAGTTGATCGGCCTAAACTACGTGGACTGGAAGAGGAACCTGAACATAGTACTCATTGCGAATGGGTACAATGTCCTAACTGAGCCATATCCTGAGATTGATGACAATTCCACTGAAGAGGAATTGGAAGCTAAGAGGCAATGGAGGAAGACAGATCAAATGACCAAGTGCTATATTCTAGCCTCCATGTCCAATGTGCTGTAGAGCCAGCATGAGAAATTGGACATTGCTTATGATATAATGCAATCTCTCACTGAAATGTTTGTTGACAAGAGCAGGCCCGCAAAGCAAGCTGCTATTAGGGCAATTATGAACACTAGGATGGCTGAGGTTGCATCTGTAAGAGACCATATGCTCAAGATGATCTCTTGCTTTAATGAAGGCGATACCTTAGGGGTAGACATAAATGGTCAGAGCCAAGTGGATATGGTTCTTGAGACTTTGACGGATTCCTTTAGACAATTCAAGTTGAACTACAACATGGGGATGTTGAATATGACTCTCCCAAAACTGATGAAGAAACTCCAAGCGGTAGAGGCCATCACGGAGCCCCAAAGTACTGTTCAGTTAGCCCAGAGTTCCACCTTAAGACTGAAATCGAAAGGCGGAAAGGTCAAAAAGAAGGGGAAACATCAGTGGGAACACTCGAGAGTGCGAAGACAACCTCTTAATCCTAAGAAGAGAATCCGGGTGATAAGTCCCGAGGAAAATGCTTTCATTGTTGGTTGAAAGGCCATTGGAAGCAAGATTGCCCCAAGTTCCTTACTAAGGGCAAATCGAGTATGTCTCAAGTCCTTTATCTTGAGTCTTGTTTAGTAGTTGATTCCACTAACTCCTGGATAGTAGATTCTAGAGCCATTAACCATGTCTGTAACTCCTCTCAAGGGTTCAGGGAGACAAGGCGACTCAGTTAAGGAAAGCATGGCCTGCGCTTGGGGACTAGAGCAAGAGTATGGGCTGTTGTAGTGGGAGAGATTCACTTATCTTTTGATTGTGATCGGATTTTGGTATTGAATATTGTGTTGTTAGTTCCGGAttataaacaaaatttaattttagtgTCAAGACAGATTGATTATGGATATTTCGTTACTTTCCATTTTGGTGTTGATATCAATAGAAATGGAAATTTGATTTGTTCCAGTACAATATATGGATATTTATATTACCTTAATCCAATATTTCCTTCCCTTCATGACATCGAAGTAGTAAGTTCAGTTCCTTAAAAGAGGAAAGTTTCTCTTACCAATTAGACATACCTATGGCAAATATGGTTGGGTCAGATTAACCTAAACCGGATTCAGAGGTTAGTCAAGGATGGGCCTCTTGGCTCATTAGATCTTGAAGATCCACCTCAGTGTGAATCATGCTTTGAGGGGAAGATGACTAAGTAGCCATTTTCAGCAAAAGGTAACAAGTGCGAGCGCGTCTTAGGATTTTTACATACCGATATGTGTGGTCCCATAAGCACGCAAGCTCGGGGAGTTTTCATGACTTTCACGGATGATTACTTAAGGTATGGGTATGTCTACCTCATGCGCCATGAGTTCGAAATCTTTGATCGATGTAAAGAATATAAGGTTGGAGCTTCGATTTGATTGAGAGGGCTAATACCTCTCTGGTGAGTTCAAGGAGTATCTCACACAGCAGGGGATTGTGTCTCAACTGACATTACCAAGTTCACCATAACAGAATGGTGTGGCTGAGAAGAGGAACATGACACTGTTAAATATATTGTTCGAGCCATGATGAGTCATGCCACTTTACTAGTGTCATTTTGGGGTTATGCACTTGAAACGGTAACATACATCTTGAATCTGGTTCCTTCTAAGTCTGTACCCAAGACTCCCGGGGAATTATGGACAAGCCGAAAGGCCAACGTGAAGCACATCCATATTTGGGATTGTTCGGCTTATGTGCTATATAGTAAAGCTGACAAGTTGGATCTAAAGGCTGAGATAT
This genomic window contains:
- the LOC116203818 gene encoding uncharacterized protein LOC116203818, with product MLARSFFSPLAAILKENKLIGLNYVDWKRNLNISQHEKLDIAYDIMQSLTEMFVDKSRPAKQAAIRAIMNTRMAEVASVRDHMLKMISCFNEGDTLGVDINGQSQVDMVLETLTDSFRQFKLNYNMGMLNMTLPKLMKKLQAVEAITEPQSTVQLAQSSTLRLKSKGGKVKKKGKHQWEHSRVRRQPLNPKKRIRVISPEENAFIVG